One window from the genome of Candidatus Binataceae bacterium encodes:
- a CDS encoding glycosyltransferase 87 family protein, whose protein sequence is MAAIWVAVLLHLLAVGAKLGGGAGRPDFSHYYAAALAARKGLDPYTIDLKRFAAARSLDVGRTVSATGTPSFILCFEPLTLLSPQAAYRAWTGINFFLLVAALVTLIGAERGLGWRSRSAMAALALLYPPLEVHFQYAQSQIVVLALLVLMLRALERGRDATAGLALALAGLLRGFPLIMAGCLVTLKRWRALGYAMGAFAIGAFATAIAFGLARAVGFTRAIKLITSAQFVAVPANVALGSFVSRLCWYGWAVGFGEGFLTLRLPAAILAEIGLLALTVRATLRSHHCGGGGVGVGRAVALWISAAILLAPTAWLHYMVLLLVPFALIAAAAARGENVSHAAPVAVASYLTIAGAMAAVSVLPDGTSAWLRLGLEELGSVSMLAAYAAGYWFAVDGWRGDTPPVGAT, encoded by the coding sequence GTGGCAGCAATCTGGGTCGCGGTGCTGCTGCATCTGCTGGCCGTCGGCGCAAAGCTCGGCGGCGGCGCCGGACGCCCCGATTTCAGCCACTATTACGCCGCGGCGCTCGCCGCGCGCAAGGGGCTCGATCCTTACACGATCGATTTGAAGCGCTTCGCCGCCGCCCGCAGTCTCGACGTCGGCCGCACCGTAAGCGCCACCGGGACGCCCAGCTTCATTCTATGCTTTGAGCCACTGACTCTGCTCTCGCCGCAGGCGGCGTATCGGGCGTGGACCGGCATCAACTTTTTCCTTCTCGTAGCCGCGCTTGTGACGCTGATCGGCGCCGAGCGCGGGCTGGGCTGGCGGAGCCGCTCGGCGATGGCGGCGCTGGCGCTTCTCTATCCTCCGTTGGAGGTGCATTTCCAATACGCCCAGAGCCAGATCGTCGTGCTTGCGCTGCTGGTGCTGATGCTGCGCGCGCTGGAGCGCGGGCGCGACGCGACGGCGGGGCTCGCGCTTGCGCTGGCCGGCCTGCTGCGCGGGTTTCCGCTGATCATGGCAGGATGCCTGGTTACGCTGAAACGATGGCGCGCGCTGGGATACGCCATGGGCGCGTTTGCCATCGGCGCTTTTGCAACCGCGATTGCGTTCGGCCTGGCGCGCGCTGTCGGCTTTACCCGCGCGATCAAGCTCATCACCAGCGCGCAATTCGTCGCGGTGCCGGCGAACGTCGCGCTGGGATCATTTGTCTCGCGTCTTTGCTGGTACGGGTGGGCGGTCGGATTTGGAGAAGGCTTTCTCACGCTCCGGCTACCGGCCGCGATCCTCGCCGAGATCGGGCTGCTCGCGTTGACCGTGCGGGCGACACTGCGCTCGCATCACTGCGGCGGCGGCGGCGTCGGCGTTGGCCGCGCCGTTGCGCTATGGATCTCGGCGGCGATCCTCCTCGCGCCGACCGCTTGGCTCCATTACATGGTGCTGCTGCTCGTCCCGTTCGCGCTTATCGCCGCGGCGGCCGCGCGCGGCGAGAACGTGTCGCACGCGGCGCCGGTGGCCGTTGCGAGTTACCTGACGATCGCGGGCGCGATGGCGGCGGTCTCGGTGCTGCCGGACGGGACTTCGGCGTGGCTCAGGCTGGGTCTGGAGGAACTCGGCTCGGTATCGATGCTCGCCGCGTACGCCGCCGGCTACTGGTTCGCAGTCGACGGATGGCGGGGAGATACGCCGCCCGTCGGCGCAACATGA
- a CDS encoding NUDIX hydrolase: protein MPRPVCPPIAADVIAEIGDRIVLIERRNFPLGWAIPGGFVEVGERVEEAAIREAREETSLEVELRALLGVYSRPDRDPRGHTISVVYVGRARGIPRAADDAKGVALFAPDAPPAPLAFDHAEILADYLHFLRTGKPPAPHR, encoded by the coding sequence ATGCCGCGGCCCGTGTGCCCGCCAATCGCCGCCGACGTGATCGCCGAGATCGGCGACCGGATCGTGCTGATCGAGCGGCGCAACTTTCCCCTCGGATGGGCGATTCCGGGCGGCTTCGTCGAGGTCGGCGAGCGGGTTGAGGAGGCCGCTATTCGCGAGGCGCGCGAGGAGACGTCGCTGGAGGTCGAACTGCGCGCGCTGCTCGGCGTCTATTCGCGGCCCGACCGCGACCCGCGCGGACACACGATAAGCGTGGTGTATGTCGGACGCGCACGCGGCATCCCGCGCGCTGCCGACGACGCCAAGGGCGTCGCCCTTTTCGCTCCCGACGCGCCTCCCGCGCCGCTCGCCTTCGACCACGCCGAGATCCTCGCCGACTATCTGCACTTCCTGCGCACCGGCAAACCGCCCGCGCCGCACCGCTGA
- a CDS encoding alcohol dehydrogenase catalytic domain-containing protein, whose translation MQVARLYDFGDIRVEEDPRPAPGPDEILVRARACGICSGDIMPWYIRRKAPLVLGHEPVGVVEEVGAAVTAFRPGERVFVHHHAPCFECAACRRGEFVQCATWRATKLLPGGMAEYFVVGAHNQRDTLRLPRGVDDAAGVLIEPAACVVKSLRRSGLKPGETVLIIGLGIMGMMHVMLARHLGAGRIIGADLFEARARRAVELGADTGVVVAGDNLAEQVRAATGGAMADVVIVGPGTSKAIAQGLAAAGKGATVVQFTATPPEDELMLRPHDLYFNETRLVPSYSCGPDDTRQALELVERGVLRATDLITHRFPLRRVAEAYAAAQKPESLKVIVTFGE comes from the coding sequence ATGCAAGTTGCACGGCTCTACGATTTTGGCGATATCCGCGTCGAGGAGGATCCGCGCCCGGCGCCCGGCCCCGACGAGATTCTGGTGCGCGCGCGTGCCTGCGGCATCTGCTCGGGCGACATCATGCCCTGGTACATCCGGCGCAAGGCGCCGCTGGTGCTCGGCCACGAGCCGGTCGGCGTGGTCGAGGAAGTCGGCGCCGCCGTCACCGCGTTTCGTCCGGGCGAGCGCGTCTTCGTTCACCATCACGCGCCGTGCTTCGAATGCGCGGCGTGCCGGCGCGGCGAGTTCGTGCAGTGCGCAACCTGGCGCGCAACCAAGCTGCTGCCGGGCGGGATGGCCGAATATTTCGTGGTCGGCGCGCACAACCAGCGCGACACACTGCGCCTGCCGCGCGGCGTCGATGACGCGGCGGGAGTGCTGATCGAGCCGGCGGCCTGCGTGGTCAAGTCGCTGCGCCGCTCGGGGCTCAAGCCGGGCGAGACCGTTTTGATAATCGGTCTCGGGATCATGGGTATGATGCACGTCATGCTCGCGCGCCATCTCGGCGCCGGCCGGATCATCGGCGCCGACCTGTTCGAGGCGCGCGCGCGCCGTGCGGTCGAACTCGGCGCCGACACCGGCGTGGTGGTCGCCGGTGACAACCTCGCCGAACAAGTGCGCGCGGCGACTGGTGGCGCGATGGCCGACGTCGTGATCGTCGGGCCCGGCACGAGCAAGGCGATCGCCCAGGGCCTGGCCGCGGCGGGTAAGGGAGCGACCGTGGTGCAGTTCACCGCAACCCCGCCGGAGGACGAGCTGATGCTGCGGCCACACGATCTGTACTTCAATGAGACGCGTCTGGTGCCGAGCTACTCGTGCGGACCGGACGACACCCGCCAGGCGCTCGAGCTGGTCGAGCGCGGCGTGCTGCGCGCGACCGACCTGATCACGCATCGTTTTCCGTTGCGCCGTGTGGCCGAGGCGTATGCGGCCGCGCAGAAGCCCGAATCGCTCAAGGTGATCGTAACATTCGGCGAGTAG
- a CDS encoding cupin domain-containing protein, producing MPTEHVQGRIPVLRRFIAGYRWDGIEVEPYKLRTYRGGEFRGASRQVLVGKRGERVRFHVRYFELEPRGFTSFELHRHSHVVIALRGRGRVRVGERQYQMRRLDTIYIGPEQPHQLAALGRGPFGFLCIVDARRDRPRAVIE from the coding sequence ATGCCCACCGAGCATGTGCAGGGCCGTATTCCCGTCCTGCGGCGGTTCATCGCGGGCTATCGATGGGACGGAATCGAAGTGGAGCCGTACAAGCTGCGCACGTATCGCGGCGGCGAGTTTCGCGGCGCGTCGCGCCAGGTGCTGGTCGGCAAGCGCGGCGAGCGCGTGCGTTTCCACGTGCGCTACTTCGAGCTCGAGCCGCGCGGATTCACCAGCTTCGAACTCCATCGTCACTCGCACGTAGTAATCGCGTTGCGCGGGCGCGGACGCGTGCGCGTGGGAGAGAGGCAGTACCAAATGAGGCGGCTCGACACGATCTACATCGGGCCCGAACAGCCTCATCAGTTGGCCGCGCTGGGGCGCGGGCCGTTTGGCTTCCTGTGTATAGTCGATGCACGCCGCGACCGGCCCCGTGCGGTGATCGAATAG
- the groL gene encoding chaperonin GroEL (60 kDa chaperone family; promotes refolding of misfolded polypeptides especially under stressful conditions; forms two stacked rings of heptamers to form a barrel-shaped 14mer; ends can be capped by GroES; misfolded proteins enter the barrel where they are refolded when GroES binds) — protein sequence MPAKVVELHEKARAGIVAGACLVADAARVTLGPKGRHVMLQKSFAAPVITKDGVTVVKEIELEDKFENMGAKLIREVAQKTSDVAGDGTTTATVLARAIVREGMRLLAAGIAPMELKRGIEAAVAKAVATIKAMAKPVRDYERMVQVATIAANGDRAMGKIIADAMDKVGKEGVITVEEARGLDTTLDLVEGMRFDRGYLSPYFITNPERMTVELEEPLVLFHEKKISNMRELLPVLERVVHAGRPLLIIAEDVEGEALATLVVNKLRGTLRVAAVKAPGFGDRRKEMLTDMAILTGGQAIAEEMGLKLENVQLSALGRCRRVIIDKDNTTLVGGAGKKSEIHGRMEQLRKQIAETTSDYDREKLEERLAKLAGGVAVIKVGAATEVELKERKARVDDAVHALRAAVEEGVVAGGGVALVRAIKDVQALKLSEERKAGADIIARAMSEPLRQIVANAGREPAIVYHQVLDGKGDWGFNAFTEEFEDLVKAGVIDPAKVVRAALENAASAAAMMITTEAAIAERPRKPVSPTLPAGAGGGMPGMGAPGMGGGMGGMGGMGGMDDLGGEDDF from the coding sequence ATGCCAGCCAAAGTCGTTGAGTTACACGAGAAGGCGCGTGCCGGAATCGTCGCCGGCGCCTGCCTGGTCGCCGACGCCGCACGCGTCACCCTCGGACCGAAGGGCCGCCACGTCATGCTCCAGAAGAGCTTCGCCGCCCCCGTCATCACCAAGGACGGCGTCACCGTGGTCAAGGAGATCGAGCTCGAGGACAAATTCGAGAACATGGGCGCTAAGCTCATCCGCGAGGTCGCCCAGAAAACCTCCGACGTCGCCGGCGACGGCACCACCACCGCTACCGTCCTCGCACGCGCGATTGTGCGCGAGGGCATGCGCCTGCTCGCCGCGGGCATCGCGCCGATGGAACTCAAGCGCGGAATCGAGGCCGCGGTGGCCAAGGCTGTCGCGACGATCAAGGCGATGGCCAAGCCGGTAAGGGATTATGAGCGGATGGTGCAGGTGGCCACGATCGCCGCCAACGGCGACCGCGCGATGGGCAAGATCATCGCCGACGCCATGGATAAAGTCGGCAAGGAGGGCGTGATCACGGTCGAGGAGGCGCGCGGGCTGGACACCACGCTCGACCTGGTCGAGGGAATGCGCTTCGACCGCGGCTATCTCTCGCCCTACTTCATCACCAACCCCGAGCGGATGACGGTCGAGCTCGAGGAGCCGCTGGTGCTCTTTCACGAAAAGAAGATCTCCAACATGCGCGAGTTGCTGCCGGTGCTCGAGCGCGTGGTTCACGCCGGCCGCCCGCTGCTGATTATCGCCGAAGATGTCGAGGGCGAAGCGCTCGCCACGCTGGTGGTCAACAAGCTGCGCGGCACGCTGCGCGTCGCCGCGGTCAAGGCGCCGGGCTTCGGCGATCGGCGCAAGGAGATGCTGACGGACATGGCGATTCTCACCGGCGGCCAGGCGATCGCCGAGGAGATGGGGCTGAAGCTGGAAAACGTCCAGCTGAGCGCGCTCGGCCGATGCCGCCGCGTAATCATCGACAAGGACAACACCACGCTGGTCGGCGGTGCGGGCAAGAAGTCCGAGATCCACGGCCGCATGGAGCAGCTGCGCAAGCAGATCGCCGAAACCACCTCCGACTACGATCGCGAAAAGCTCGAAGAGCGCCTGGCCAAGCTTGCCGGCGGCGTCGCCGTGATCAAGGTCGGCGCGGCCACCGAGGTCGAGCTCAAGGAGCGCAAGGCGCGCGTCGATGACGCGGTCCACGCGCTGCGCGCGGCGGTCGAGGAGGGCGTGGTGGCGGGCGGCGGCGTCGCGCTGGTGCGCGCGATTAAGGATGTGCAGGCGCTCAAGTTGAGCGAAGAGCGCAAGGCTGGCGCCGACATCATCGCGCGCGCGATGAGCGAGCCGCTGCGCCAGATCGTCGCCAACGCCGGCCGCGAGCCGGCGATAGTTTATCACCAGGTGCTCGACGGCAAGGGCGACTGGGGTTTCAACGCGTTCACCGAGGAATTCGAGGATCTGGTCAAGGCGGGCGTCATCGACCCGGCCAAAGTCGTGCGCGCGGCGCTCGAGAATGCGGCGAGCGCGGCGGCGATGATGATTACTACCGAAGCCGCGATCGCTGAACGGCCGCGCAAGCCAGTGTCCCCGACGCTACCGGCCGGCGCGGGCGGTGGGATGCCAGGGATGGGTGCGCCGGGAATGGGTGGCGGCATGGGCGGCATGGGCGGCATGGGCGGCATGGACGACCTTGGCGGCGAAGATGACTTTTAA
- the rimI gene encoding ribosomal protein S18-alanine N-acetyltransferase, with protein sequence MMRVREATERDLPRILEIERLCFAQPWTLESFRRELLLPFSRILVAVENGAGGQPVGFLCRWLVADECHILNVAVHPDYRRSGIATMLLNESIGEAKTKHSHFVTLEVRRSNLAARSLYRKLHFEEQRLRRNYYGPGEDAIVMELSLEKRR encoded by the coding sequence ATGATGCGGGTCAGGGAGGCGACGGAGCGCGACCTCCCACGTATCCTTGAGATCGAGCGGCTGTGTTTTGCGCAGCCTTGGACGCTGGAGTCGTTCAGGCGCGAGCTGCTGCTTCCCTTCTCGCGTATCCTGGTGGCGGTCGAAAACGGCGCAGGCGGTCAGCCCGTCGGATTCCTTTGCCGATGGCTGGTGGCCGACGAATGCCATATCCTCAACGTGGCGGTCCACCCCGACTATCGCCGCAGTGGCATCGCAACGATGCTTTTGAACGAGTCAATTGGCGAAGCAAAGACGAAACACAGCCATTTTGTGACTCTCGAGGTTCGGCGTTCAAATCTTGCCGCGCGTAGTCTCTATCGGAAGCTGCACTTTGAAGAACAGCGTTTGAGGCGGAACTACTACGGACCCGGCGAGGATGCGATAGTGATGGAGCTAAGCCTCGAAAAGAGGCGCTGA
- a CDS encoding CarD family transcriptional regulator encodes MVNQPFKKGEKVVYPAHGVAVIEDIQSRVISGTERRFYMLKILGTEKMTIMIPTENVTQVGLRRVIGKDVVDKIYRILRQRKVDGDTQTWNRRYREYTEKIKTGSPLEIAKVLRDLLVLKGDKELSFGERKMLDTARSLLVKELSIAKAHPEEKIMEELKTIFAN; translated from the coding sequence ATGGTGAATCAGCCGTTCAAGAAGGGCGAGAAGGTGGTATATCCGGCCCACGGAGTGGCCGTAATCGAGGATATTCAGAGTCGCGTCATTTCCGGAACCGAACGCCGGTTCTACATGCTCAAGATTCTCGGCACCGAGAAGATGACGATCATGATCCCGACCGAGAACGTCACTCAGGTCGGCCTGCGCCGGGTGATCGGCAAGGACGTGGTCGACAAGATCTATCGCATTTTGCGCCAGCGCAAGGTTGACGGCGACACCCAGACCTGGAACCGCCGCTATCGCGAATACACTGAGAAGATCAAGACCGGATCGCCGCTGGAGATCGCCAAGGTGCTGCGCGATCTGCTGGTGCTCAAGGGCGACAAGGAGCTGTCGTTCGGCGAGCGCAAGATGCTCGACACCGCGCGCAGCTTGCTGGTTAAGGAGCTCTCCATCGCCAAGGCCCATCCCGAGGAGAAGATCATGGAAGAGCTCAAGACGATCTTCGCCAACTGA
- the ispD gene encoding 2-C-methyl-D-erythritol 4-phosphate cytidylyltransferase, with amino-acid sequence MRASSIIVAAGSGTRLGMSVPKAFVPLGGRCLLYYSLRAVTSVEEIGEAVVTVPAGGEAQARAEASRAGLAIPLKVVTGGAERQDSVRIGLALTSAEAEVVIVHDAARPFAPPALFAVCIETARRSGGAIAAIPVADTLKRMQDRTIVATIPRTGLWQAQTPQAFRRDLLVAAHERATRERWAATDDAELVERCGGRVEVVDGSPANLKITTTADLEIAELLARRSSTQG; translated from the coding sequence ATGCGCGCTTCATCCATCATCGTCGCCGCCGGCAGCGGCACGCGCCTGGGGATGAGCGTTCCCAAGGCGTTCGTGCCGCTTGGGGGCCGCTGCCTCCTTTACTACTCGTTGCGCGCGGTCACCTCGGTCGAGGAGATAGGTGAGGCGGTCGTGACCGTGCCCGCAGGCGGTGAAGCCCAGGCGCGCGCCGAGGCCTCGCGCGCCGGCCTGGCGATTCCGCTCAAGGTCGTGACGGGCGGCGCGGAGCGCCAGGACTCGGTACGAATCGGCCTTGCGCTGACCAGCGCGGAGGCGGAGGTCGTAATCGTGCACGACGCGGCGCGCCCGTTCGCACCGCCCGCGCTCTTCGCGGTCTGCATCGAAACGGCGCGGCGGTCGGGCGGAGCGATCGCGGCGATTCCGGTCGCCGACACGCTCAAACGCATGCAGGACCGCACGATCGTTGCGACGATTCCGCGCACCGGGCTATGGCAGGCGCAGACGCCGCAGGCCTTTCGCCGCGATCTGCTCGTCGCCGCGCACGAGCGCGCGACGCGCGAGCGATGGGCCGCGACCGACGACGCCGAGCTGGTAGAGCGATGCGGCGGGCGGGTCGAAGTCGTCGATGGCTCGCCGGCGAACCTCAAGATCACGACGACGGCCGACCTTGAGATCGCCGAACTCCTGGCGAGGCGCTCTTCAACGCAAGGGTGA
- the larE gene encoding ATP-dependent sacrificial sulfur transferase LarE yields the protein MSATVTSGESALGLERLRAIFAPMRSVMVAFSGGVDSTLVLRVAHDTLGERVLALTTTSPTMPEDDRRSALAMARAIGARHLVIDSNELDIPGYAQNPLNRCYLCKHNLFSVCEAKAAELGIDEIVDGLNLDDLHDYRPGMKAASEKRVRHPLVEAEMGKAAVRELSRALGLPTWDRPASPCLSSRFPYGARITPEGLSQVERGEHALHEMGFRIVRVRHHGDVARLEVEANEIARLLEPATREAVDRELRKLGFRFVTVDLRGFRSGSLNEGLAAAESGAARPRVRP from the coding sequence ATGAGCGCGACGGTGACGAGCGGCGAGAGCGCGCTCGGGCTCGAACGGCTGCGGGCGATCTTCGCGCCGATGCGCTCGGTGATGGTCGCCTTTTCGGGCGGCGTGGATTCGACTCTGGTCCTGCGCGTCGCCCACGACACCCTGGGCGAGCGCGTGCTCGCGCTCACGACCACCTCGCCGACGATGCCCGAGGACGACCGTCGCTCGGCGTTGGCGATGGCCCGCGCGATTGGCGCGCGCCATCTGGTGATCGATTCCAACGAATTGGACATTCCCGGCTACGCGCAGAATCCGCTCAACCGGTGCTACCTGTGCAAACACAACCTGTTCAGCGTATGCGAGGCCAAGGCGGCCGAGCTCGGGATCGACGAAATCGTTGACGGGCTCAACCTCGACGACCTGCACGACTACCGTCCCGGGATGAAGGCGGCCTCGGAAAAGCGCGTGCGCCATCCGCTGGTCGAAGCCGAGATGGGCAAGGCCGCGGTGCGCGAGTTGTCGCGCGCGCTGGGGCTGCCAACCTGGGACCGGCCGGCTTCGCCCTGTCTCTCCTCGCGCTTTCCCTACGGCGCGCGCATCACACCGGAGGGTCTGAGCCAGGTCGAGCGCGGCGAGCACGCGCTGCACGAGATGGGCTTCCGGATCGTTCGCGTGCGCCATCACGGCGACGTCGCGCGGCTGGAGGTCGAGGCGAACGAGATCGCGCGCCTGCTCGAGCCGGCAACGCGCGAGGCCGTCGATCGCGAGCTGCGCAAGCTCGGCTTTCGTTTCGTGACCGTCGATCTGCGCGGCTTCCGCTCTGGCTCGCTCAATGAGGGCCTCGCCGCGGCCGAATCAGGCGCTGCGCGCCCACGTGTCCGCCCGTGA
- the cysK gene encoding cysteine synthase A: MPNSVAHSPLDLIGHTPVVRLNRLPGRDDAEVWAKLESFNPGGSVKDRICLAMVEAAEREGRLRPGDTIIEPTSGNTGIGLALVAAVKGYRLILTMPDTMSEERRSLLAAYGARLVLTPDTRGMHGAIAKAQELVRDNPGFFMPQQFNNHANPEVHYRTTGPELLKQLERIDAFVAGVGTGGTITGVGRYLREHLGNRPLIVAVEPKSSPVLSGGEPGFHKIQGIGAGFVPENLDTRVYDEVIAVSDEEATIHSRRLAREEGLLVGISSGAACCAALQIAKRLGRGKLVATIFCDTGERYLTTDLFQAEGI; the protein is encoded by the coding sequence ATGCCCAATAGCGTAGCGCACTCGCCGCTCGATCTGATCGGTCACACCCCGGTAGTGCGGCTCAATCGGCTGCCCGGCCGTGACGACGCCGAGGTCTGGGCGAAGCTGGAAAGCTTCAATCCAGGCGGCAGCGTCAAGGACCGCATCTGTCTTGCGATGGTCGAGGCGGCTGAGCGTGAGGGCCGGCTGCGTCCCGGCGACACGATTATCGAACCCACCTCCGGCAACACCGGGATCGGGCTTGCGCTGGTCGCCGCGGTCAAGGGCTACCGGCTGATCCTCACGATGCCCGACACGATGAGCGAGGAGCGGCGCTCGTTGCTGGCCGCCTATGGTGCGCGCCTAGTGCTGACGCCGGACACGCGCGGGATGCACGGGGCGATCGCCAAGGCGCAGGAGCTGGTGCGCGACAACCCAGGCTTCTTCATGCCGCAGCAGTTCAATAACCACGCCAACCCCGAGGTCCATTACCGGACCACCGGGCCCGAACTGCTCAAACAGCTTGAACGGATAGACGCCTTCGTCGCCGGCGTCGGCACCGGCGGCACGATAACCGGCGTCGGCCGCTATCTGCGCGAGCATCTGGGCAACCGGCCGCTGATTGTGGCGGTCGAGCCGAAAAGCTCGCCGGTGCTCTCGGGCGGCGAGCCGGGATTTCACAAGATCCAGGGCATCGGCGCGGGCTTCGTGCCCGAGAACCTTGACACCCGCGTTTACGACGAGGTGATCGCGGTCAGCGACGAGGAGGCCACGATCCATTCGCGTCGCCTGGCGCGCGAAGAGGGACTGCTGGTCGGGATCTCGTCGGGCGCGGCATGCTGTGCGGCGCTCCAGATCGCCAAACGGCTCGGGCGAGGCAAGCTGGTGGCGACGATCTTCTGCGACACCGGCGAGCGTTACCTGACCACCGATCTTTTCCAGGCCGAAGGGATCTGA
- a CDS encoding glycosyltransferase family 9 protein: MAADASDERARVLVIFPGALGDLICLLPTLRALARRHRGTALELMAREELARLAIGRIGVARAHSIDRREIAALFAGGTLAESAAQFFRGFARIYSFFASGDERFRRALEEAAAPAAVSFHAFRPARPGHVAAAYLEEIGEYAGPDASLEARIDLLDTDATEAQQALARCGLDPARALLLFPGSGGAHKNWPLEKFVALATALPAGLRPLAVLGPAETGMAPLFATRRVAMVSGLALGAVAGLASMASGFVGNDSGVSHLAAAAGARGVAIFGPTEPGRWRPLGRVRVLRADSLDRLGVESVASALAEHIGQVEFCPAPSVSHWRAPTGAHGDGRGR; encoded by the coding sequence ATGGCCGCCGATGCTTCGGATGAACGCGCGCGGGTACTGGTGATCTTTCCGGGCGCGCTCGGCGATTTAATCTGCCTTCTGCCGACGCTGCGCGCGCTGGCCCGGCGTCATCGCGGCACCGCGCTGGAATTGATGGCGCGTGAGGAGCTGGCGCGCCTTGCGATTGGCCGGATCGGGGTCGCGCGCGCGCACTCGATCGACCGCCGCGAAATCGCGGCGCTGTTCGCCGGCGGCACGCTTGCCGAGTCCGCCGCGCAATTCTTCCGCGGCTTCGCACGTATCTATTCGTTCTTCGCGTCGGGCGACGAACGTTTTCGGCGCGCGCTCGAAGAGGCGGCGGCGCCGGCCGCGGTCAGCTTCCATGCCTTCAGGCCGGCGCGGCCGGGACATGTTGCGGCGGCCTACCTCGAAGAAATCGGTGAGTACGCCGGGCCCGACGCATCGCTCGAAGCGCGAATCGACCTGCTTGACACCGACGCCACCGAGGCGCAGCAGGCGCTTGCGCGATGCGGCCTCGACCCGGCCCGCGCGTTGCTGCTTTTTCCGGGTAGCGGCGGTGCACATAAGAACTGGCCGTTGGAAAAATTCGTCGCCCTGGCCACGGCCCTGCCGGCGGGTTTGCGTCCCCTCGCCGTGCTCGGCCCGGCCGAGACGGGGATGGCGCCGCTGTTTGCCACGCGCCGAGTCGCGATGGTGAGCGGCCTCGCGCTTGGCGCGGTGGCCGGGCTCGCGTCGATGGCGTCCGGATTCGTGGGCAACGATTCCGGCGTTTCGCATCTGGCGGCTGCCGCGGGCGCTCGCGGGGTAGCGATCTTCGGGCCGACCGAGCCCGGGCGATGGCGTCCGCTCGGGCGCGTGAGGGTCCTGCGCGCCGATTCCCTCGACCGCCTCGGTGTGGAGAGCGTGGCGTCGGCGCTCGCCGAGCATATCGGCCAGGTCGAATTTTGCCCCGCTCCGTCCGTCTCTCATTGGAGGGCGCCGACGGGCGCACACGGAGATGGCCGAGGGCGATGA
- the htpX gene encoding zinc metalloprotease HtpX gives MSAIKTTLLLGAMTGLLLLIGGTLGGASGLEIAFILALVMNFTSYWFSDKLVLRAYGAQELEATSAPELYSIVSELAHDAHIPVPRMYLIDTDTPNAFATGRNPSHAAVAVTRGILRICSRDELKGVLGHELSHVINRDILTSSIAATLAGAIMMISSMIRWGAIFGGFGGRDGEDRGSFFDLLVMAIIAPVAATLIQLAVSRTREYQADASGAQLTHNPLYLASALRKLEAANQRLPMDAGPATAHLFIVNPLSAQGLARLFSTHPPIEERIRRLERMAVSGQVA, from the coding sequence ATGAGCGCAATCAAAACCACGCTGCTGTTGGGTGCGATGACCGGGCTGCTGCTTCTGATCGGTGGCACGCTCGGCGGCGCCAGCGGCCTTGAAATCGCCTTCATTTTGGCGCTGGTGATGAACTTCACCAGCTACTGGTTTTCCGACAAGCTGGTCCTGCGCGCGTACGGGGCGCAGGAGCTCGAGGCCACCTCGGCACCCGAGCTTTACTCGATCGTCAGCGAGCTCGCCCACGACGCGCATATTCCGGTGCCGCGGATGTACCTGATTGACACCGACACCCCCAACGCGTTCGCGACCGGACGCAACCCGAGCCACGCGGCCGTCGCGGTGACGCGCGGAATTCTGCGCATTTGCAGCCGCGACGAGCTCAAGGGCGTGCTCGGCCACGAGCTTTCGCACGTGATCAACCGCGATATCCTGACCAGCTCGATCGCGGCGACGCTGGCGGGGGCGATCATGATGATCTCCTCGATGATTAGGTGGGGCGCAATTTTCGGCGGTTTCGGCGGCCGCGACGGCGAAGATCGCGGCAGCTTCTTCGATCTGCTGGTGATGGCGATTATCGCGCCGGTCGCGGCGACGCTGATTCAGCTCGCGGTCTCGCGCACGCGCGAGTACCAGGCCGACGCCAGCGGCGCGCAGCTCACGCACAACCCGCTCTACCTCGCCAGCGCGCTGCGCAAGCTGGAGGCGGCCAACCAACGGCTGCCGATGGACGCGGGTCCGGCGACCGCGCACCTGTTCATCGTCAACCCGCTCAGCGCGCAAGGACTCGCGCGCCTGTTCTCGACCCATCCGCCGATCGAGGAGCGTATCCGGCGCCTGGAGCGGATGGCGGTGAGCGGACAAGTGGCCTGA